The genomic DNA GCCGGACGTGCCCGTAGGAGTCCAGCGACTCGTCCTTGAGCACCATGTCGCCGTCGCGCGGCATCGCGCCCTCGGCGACGACCACGATCGGGGCGTAGGAGGCCCGGAACCGGGAGGTCACCCAGGCGCACACCTGTTCGACGTCGAAGCGCTGCTCGGGGATGAGGATGACGTTGGCGCCGCCGGCCAGGCCGGAGTGGAGGGCGATCCAGCCGGCGTGCCGGCCCATGACCTCGACGACCAGGACGCGCATGTGGGACTCGGCGGTGGTGTGCAGCCGGTCGATGGCCTCGGTGGCGATGCCGACGGCGGTGTCGAAGCCGAAGGTGTAGTCGGTGGCGGACAGGTCGTTGTCGATGGTCTTGGGGACGCCGACGCAGGGCACGCCGTACTCGTCCGCGAGGCGGGTGGCGACGCCGAGGGTGTCCTCGCCGCCGATGGTGATGAGGGCCTCGACGCCGAGTGCGGCGAGGTTGTCCTTGATGCGCCGGATGCCGTCCCGCTGCTGGAGCGGGTTGGTGCGCGAGGAGCCGAGGACGGTGCCGCCGCGGGGCAGGATGCCGCGGACGGCCGGGATGTCGAGCGGGACGGTGTCGCCCTCCAGGGGGCCGCGCCAGCCGTCCCGGAAGCCGGTGAAGTCGTAGCCGTACTCCTGGACGCCCTTGCGGACGACGGCCCGGATGACGGCGTTGAGCCCGGGGCAGTCGCCGCCTCCGGTCAGTACTCCGACCTTCATCGCACAACCCCTTTGCCAGGGTGGGTGGTTGAGGCCACTGTCCCGCGTGGGGTCAGGCGTCGTCCAGACCCCGTTCTATCGCGTACCGCACCAGCTCGACCCGGTTGTGCAGCTGGAGCTTGCCGAGAGTGTTCTGGACGTGGTTCTGGACGGTGCGGTGGGAGATGACGAGCCGTTCGGCGATCTGCTTGTAGCTCAGGCCCTTGGCGACCAGACGCAGCACCTCGGTCTCCCGGTCGGTGAGCCGGGGCGCGCCGGGGTCGTCGGTGCCCCCGGCGGGCGCGGGTTCGGAGGCCAGGCGGCGGTACTCGCCGAGGACCAGCCCGGCGAGCCCCGGGGTGAAGACCGGGTCGCCGGCGGCCGTGCGGCGCACCGCGTCCCTCAGCTCCTCGGTGGAGGCCGACTTCAGCAGGTAGCCGGTCGCGCCGG from Streptomyces sp. CB09001 includes the following:
- a CDS encoding 6-phosphofructokinase produces the protein MKVGVLTGGGDCPGLNAVIRAVVRKGVQEYGYDFTGFRDGWRGPLEGDTVPLDIPAVRGILPRGGTVLGSSRTNPLQQRDGIRRIKDNLAALGVEALITIGGEDTLGVATRLADEYGVPCVGVPKTIDNDLSATDYTFGFDTAVGIATEAIDRLHTTAESHMRVLVVEVMGRHAGWIALHSGLAGGANVILIPEQRFDVEQVCAWVTSRFRASYAPIVVVAEGAMPRDGDMVLKDESLDSYGHVRLSGVGEWLAKQIEKRTGKEARTTVLGHVQRGGTPSAFDRWLATRFGLHAVDCVHDGDFGKMVALRGTDIVRVPIAEATARLKTVDPALYEEVGVFFG
- a CDS encoding response regulator transcription factor encodes the protein MGERHGPERHHAEPQGTERQEPIKVMVVDDHPMWRDAVARDLAESGFDVVATASDGDQAVRRARAAAPDVLVLDLNLPGKPGVQVCKEVVGADPKLRVLVLSASGEHADVLEAVKSGATGYLLKSASTEELRDAVRRTAAGDPVFTPGLAGLVLGEYRRLASEPAPAGGTDDPGAPRLTDRETEVLRLVAKGLSYKQIAERLVISHRTVQNHVQNTLGKLQLHNRVELVRYAIERGLDDA